One Salvia miltiorrhiza cultivar Shanhuang (shh) chromosome 6, IMPLAD_Smil_shh, whole genome shotgun sequence genomic window, CTTGAGAAGGCACTAGAGCTCGGCCGTATAATACCGGCCAACAACATATCCTTGACTAGCCTCTCAATCTCGTCCTTCTGGTGATGCCCATATCGATATGGCCGCACGGAGACCAGACGAGTGCCTTCCTCTAAAACGATGCGATGGTCCGTTTCTCGCTCCGGTGGTAAGGATTTCGGCTCTCCAAATACTTCTTGGAATTGTTGCAACACCTCTTGTATTCCTTCTTGCTCGTGCAGATCAACGTCTTCTTCTACTTCGGGTATTATTGCCCAAACTTGTGCATCCCGGGAGTTGATTAGTGATTTCAGACCGATGGGTCCCCGACATAACTGAGGGTCGCCCCGCAGCTCAATACAACGTCCCTCTCTTTCGAATTTCATCAGCATCTTGTCGTAGTGGTGCTTAACCTCTCCCAAGGTCGAAAGCCATGTCATTCCCAAGATCATATCTACACCACCCAATGGAAACACGTAGAAATCCAATACAAATGGACATTCAGCCAAAGTTACCTCAATTTTCCGGCATTCACCCTCCGTTTCTTGGCGCACCCCGTTTCCCAAAAGGACGCCGAACCGCTCCCTTTTATCGGGCTGTAGTTGCAATCGGCTTACGAGAGTCCTTGAGATGAAATTGTGGCTTGCTCCACTATCGATGAGAACGATGATAGAATGCTCGCCTAGTTTTGCGTGCAGCCGCATAGTCCGGGCTGTATCGATACCTGCCATCGAATACAGTGGCAACTCAACGTCCCCTTCGCCGGTTTCTTCGAGCTCTTCTCCCGTATCCTCAAGTCCCGTTGGCTGATAATAATCATGTTGCTGTAGTTCCACCTTTTCTCCTTCCTCGGCTATCATAACTCGTAACTGTTTAAGGGGGCACTCGTGTCCCGGAGAATACGGCTTCCGGCATCGGAAACATAAACCCTTTGCCTTTAATTCAGCCAACTCTTGCGAAGAGAGCCTTGTAAAACGAGGCCGCTGTGGGGGCTGTCCTACTTCGCTTGCTCTCGACATGACAGATTTTTCACCGGGCCGAGAACCGCTGCTTACGAAACTTTTACTCGGCCCTCCTACCGATCCGGACCAAGAGGTCGTTCCATTCCGATTCCAACCGCCTCCTCTCGACAACGAATTACTATAGCCCGAATTGGTTCGGCCACCTCCTTGGATGGTCAGATTATCTTCCACATCGCGGGCCAATTCCATTGCCGATTCTAATTCGGATGGTCTGAATAATTGCAGAAATCCTCGAATTGGGTCCTTGAGACCTTTCATGAAATATCCGAGATAATGGGCATCCGTTAAGCCCGGCACTTGACTTGCTAATTGAACAAATAAGTTAACATATTCATCCACTCCCTTGGTTTGCTTGATATCAGCCAGTCTTTCAAATGCATCGCCTTGGAAACGGGTATCGAAACGGGAGACCAAGGCTTCCGAAAATTCTTTCCATGTGAGGGACGGTTTCCGAGAACGCAGCCAAGTCATCCAGTATAAGGCTGGTCCTTCCATTGCCACTACTGCTGCAGCGACGCGTGCT contains:
- the LOC130990415 gene encoding uncharacterized protein LOC130990415, translating into MEGPALYWMTWLRSRKPSLTWKEFSEALVSRFDTRFQGDAFERLADIKQTKGVDEYVNLFVQLASQVPGLTDAHYLGYFMKGLKDPIRGFLQLFRPSELESAMELARDVEDNLTIQGGGRTNSGYSNSLSRGGGWNRNGTTSWSGSVGGPSKSFVSSGSRPGEKSVMSRASEVGQPPQRPRFTRLSSQELAELKAKGLCFRCRKPYSPGHECPLKQLRVMIAEEGEKVELQQHDYYQPTGLEDTGEELEETGEGDVELPLYSMAGIDTARTMRLHAKLGEHSIIVLIDSGASHNFISRTLVSRLQLQPDKRERFGVLLGNGVRQETEGECRKIEVTLAECPFVLDFYVFPLGGVDMILGMTWLSTLGEVKHHYDKMLMKFEREGRCIELRGDPQLCRGPIGLKSLINSRDAQVWAIIPEVEEDVDLHEQEGIQEVLQQFQEVFGEPKSLPPERETDHRIVLEEGTRLVSVRPYRYGHHQKDEIERLVKDMLLAGIIRPSSSAFSSPVLLVKKKDGSWRFCVDYRELNKVTIPDKYPFR